The genomic interval GCCATCAGAGCCGCCCCGCCGCCGCATAGCAGAAACAGTTGAATTCGCGGCAGCCCTACAACAAGATACATCGCCATAGGCACGCCGATAATAATAAGAGCCGTTCCCATATCTGGCTGTTTTAATACAATGGCCGCGCAAATCCCGCTAAAATAAAAGGGAACGGAGTGAAGACTGGCCAGACGCCGCCGATCCAACAGCCCGCCCAGATAACTGGAACTCATGATAATGGTTACCAGCTTGGCAATCTCCGAAGGCTGAAACTTAAGTCCTGCCAGATTGAGCCAGCGCCGGGCGCCATTGGCATCCACACCGCCTAAATGCACTGCAATCAGCAGCCCGGTTGTCGCTAAGATCAAAAACAGCAACAGCCGCCGAACATGATGATAATCCATGCGGCTGACCACCAGCAGCGCAATAAATCCAATAGCAAAAGCCACCAAATGGTGTTTGAGAAAAAAATAACTGTCATGGAGAAGTTGTCCGGCTAGTACAAAACTGGCGCTAAAGACATTTACCGCACCAATTAAAAATAGAATTAAAGTAATATATAATACCGCTTCATTATTATTGAGCCAAAATCTTGACACTTTGCTCATCTTCCGGCCTCCATTACTTCTGCAGCATGCTGTCCTTTTATTATACCAGAAATAAATAACAATCCCCAATAGCCAAATTATCGTCTGGGAATAAGATATAGGGAAAAACACGGACAGTTGCAAAATTGAGGTGATCGTATGGAATCGGCGTCTTATCATCTTCTGCTGCTTGATGCCGCCACTCACTCTTTACTCATAGCCGACGGACTTCAAGGGAAAATACTGCTGGAACTGGCCTACCCGGTTGGCTGCACCCCTGCCGGCCTGGCACTCACTGCCGACTGCAGCAAAGCCTTTCTGCCGGTGGTCGGCGATAATGGCTCCGGCCGGCTGTATGTCGCTAACCTTGCCGGCCATTCCCTGTACCGCCTGCCCCTGATTCTGCCCCATCCCCTGCAGTTTGCACTGCAGGCAGATGGTAGGTCTGCCTACCTGGCCGATCCCAGCGGCGGTTTATATTGCCTGGATACAGTGACCCTGAACCTATCCTGCTGGGGACAGTCGGAAAGTATGGCCTGTGTAGGCCTAGCTATTGGCGGCGAATGTCTCTATACGGCCTGGGAACTGGCTGACGGCGGCGTAATGGGCGTATTTAACCTGCAAGGGAAAATGATAGCCGAATATCCGGTGCCGGGCATCCCTACCAATATCCTGTTTGACAATCGCAGCCAGGTTATTGTGCCCTTTACCGCTAATGAAACCAGCGGCGAAGGAATCATGATTTTTGACATTCTTAAAGAAACTGCGGCTCAGCCGACAACCGTAACCATTCAGTGTCCCCAGCGTACCAGGGGACTGCGGGCCTACCCCTGTCAGGTGGCGCTTTCGCCGGATGGTTGTACCGCTTATGTTGTCAACGAGGACAGCGGCTCTGTTTCCATTGTAGATATGAACACTCGCAGCGCGATTGACTATATCCCGGTGGGCCGCTCCATTTCCAGTCTGCATCTTTTACCGGACAGCCGGTTCGCCGTGGCCGCCAGCAACATGTTTGCCGACCTGTGCCTGATTGACTTGGTCAACCGCCGCCTGTTGTCCTTCACAACCACCGACCGGGAAATTCTCGGCTTCATTGCTGTGATACCGCAGAGAAGGGATTCATAGCTCTATTCCCGCTAGAAAGGCTATGCTTGGCCCGCAATAATTCCCTATATATCGTCGCTTGTGCTTAGCTCATAGTCCATAGCAAAAAACTCCAGCGTGCCATTTAATTGGCGCTGCTGGAGTTTTTCGTAAATTCTAACAAGGTTTAATAGTATTGGGGACGCCGGTCGGCGAAGACCGGTATCTGTTGCCGAATGGTATCGACAATGCTAAAATCCACATCGGCTACAATAACTTGTTCTTCCGTTTCCGAACCTTCCGCCAGAATGTCACCCCAGGGATCGATAAGCAGGGAGTGACCGAAAAAAGTATTATTGGGATCTTTCCCCACCCGGTTGACGGCAATGATGAACATTTGGTTTTCAATTGCCCGGGCCATATTCAATATCCGCCAATGCTTACCGCGAATATCCGGCCATTCCGCCGGGATAAACAACGCTTGACAGCCGTCTACAGCTAAAGCCCGGGACAGTTCGGTAAAACGGAGATCATAGCAGATGATAGCCCCCGCCTTACCGAAGCTTAAATCAAATAAACTTCGGTGATCTCCCGGCGTCAAAAACTTGTCTTCGTCCATCATCGGCACCAGATGGATCTTGCTGTATTTATTTATAATATTTCCCTTGCCGTTAATAGCATAAGCCGTATTATAAATCTTCCCATCCCGAATTTCGGCAATAGAGCCAGTAATAATCTCCACATGATTCTCTTTGGCCACTGTTTGCAGCATTTGAACCGTCGGCCCGTTATCCGGCTCACCCAGCGTTGTTAACTGATCGAGAATATAGCCGGTCGTCCACAGTTCCGGCAGCACAAACAGCTTCGCCTGCTGCTGCAAGCCTGCCTGGATCAGTGTCATCGCCTTACGCCGGTTGGCTTCCACATCGCCCAAGGCGATATCCATTTGAATGAGTGCGACTTTCATGCATCAACCATCTCCTCCGCCAGCACAGCCACTTCGTAACTATGGGTGATCTTTCGATCCAACACGGGATCTTCCAATTCAAGCTCCCATTTTTTAGCATAGACAAACCCTTCCTGGATCGGCACCGTTCCGGAATAGATTACAGCACCATCCAGCGAAGCCTTGGTTTCCCGGCGGATTACCGCAATTAATTCCGCTACCGGCAGCAAAGCGGTAACCGCTCCCTCCTGATACAGTCGCTTGCCTTTCTCATCGGTTATCCAGGAACGGAGAATTAAAGAATCCCAATGATCTTTGACTTCTGCATAATTCCAGACAACATTTCCTACCGGCTTGATACACATTTGCTTCGATTTCCCAATATTAGAAGTTTCCAGCTCACGGTCGGTCTGGTCGCTGCCAATAGAAACCCATATCTTATCTTCCTGGAGAAACAAAACAAATTCCACTTCCCCTGACGTTTGCTTTCCCTGAACCGTGACAGTCCTTTCATTCGTAAATAAATAAGGACTAACCGGATATACGGTAGGAGTCCGTAAAGGCGCCGGAACGCCGATCTTTGCCAATTCATCAATATGTTCTTTTACTTTGGCCTGATTTCGTCCGGCATAACCGGCGCAAAATACATGGCGGACAGCAAATTCAGTTTTTTCTTTTTTCTGGGCTGTGCATACCGTTAGTTCCATAGCTTCTCTTCCCTTCTAAATGACAATCAATTATGGTACATCATAATAAGCGGCGATTTTTTCCCGGTCTTCTGTAACACCAAGAGCCAGCATCAATTTGATCCGAGCTTTAGGACCACTGCTCTCGCCGGCCAAAATAACCCCCATTGATTTTAATGCTGTGGCGGAACCTTCGTAGCCATAGATATCCAAAACCCGCCCTCCTAAAACCCGTGTCGTCAAAACGACCGGTATTCCCTTGTCCAGCGCTGCTTGAATGCCGGGAACGACGGCAGGGGGCACATTGCCCCGTCCAAAGCCTTCGACGACAATGCCTTTCACTTTCTTTTCCACCAAGCAGCGGATTAAAAAGTCATCGGCACCTGCCGCCAGTTTGATTAAATACACCTCTTCCACCAGCATAACCGGTTGAATCTTTTGCAGTTGAAGGGGTTCACGGCGAAAAATCACTCTGTCTTCATCCACATAGCCGATGGGTCCCCAAAAGGGAGAGGCAAACGTTTTTGGATTGGCCGAGTGAGTTTTCGTCACTTCCCGGGCAGCATGAATTTCTTCGTTCATAACTACCAATACCCCCTTCCCTGCAGCTTGGCCGCTCCAGGCAGTTTTCACGGCGCAGAGGATATTCTTCGGCCCGTCGGGACTGATCTGAGCCGAATCCCGCATGGCGGCCGTAAGACAGACCGGCTTGCCGGACTTCACTGTCAGATCCAGCAGATACGCCGTTTCTTCCAGTGTATCGGTACCGTGAGTCACGACAACCCCGGCAACTTCTTCCTGCTCCAGCACATCATCCACATAGTGAGCCAGCCGGAACATCTGCCGGGGAGTCATATGGGGACTGGGTATATTGGAGAACTCCAATACCTCCACTGGACATAGCGCAGATAATGGCGGCACGGCCTCAATAAGCTGGGCTCCGGTAACTGCCGGAAAAACGCCATTCCGAACGGGATCATAGCGCATGGCAATGGTCCCGCCGGTAGCAATGACAACAACTTTTTTCATACCATTCCCCTTCTAAATAAAAAATGTGAAAATAAAAGTAATCAATAAACCAACCAAAATAGAAGGTCGCTGAAACCGGTTGGCAGCTTTCAGTTCCGAATCAGGAATCACCGGAATAACAGTAGCCAAAGCCGAAACCGGACCGCCGGTGAGAAAATACTGCATAATCGCACAGCCGCCTACAGCCGCTACCGCAGCCGCAAAGGAATCGGCTCCTATTTTTAAAACAATCTGCAAAAAAGGAACTACAATGGCGGCAGAAGCCGCATTGGACTGAGTGACCAAGCCGGTAAGCGCTGAAACCAACAGCATAATCTGGATGGGCGCCAGCTTCAAATATGGCGCAAACCAATCGGCAAGAAGACTGACCAGACCGACTTTATTGATTACCGATGACATGTAAAGAAAAGCAATGGTAGCAAACAGGGGAATGGCAATCCGATTAACCCCTTCCATCATAGCATTTTCCCCTTTTGCCAGGGGCATTCCTGCTAAAAGAGCAACTATCAGGGAAGATAACACGCCGACAAGTAAAATCGGATAACCAAAAGCAAAACCGATAACCAGGATAACAAAAGGAAATATCGCCTTGCTGAACGAAACTTGATTTTCGCCATTATAAGCGGCCGCCAATTCATCAAAAGACGAAGCCGCCGGAATTACCCGATTTTTATCTTCCTGCCGCAGCCGATAAAAACTAACAGCAAAAATTGCTAAGGTACAAACAGCGCCAATCACGTTCAGCATGCCAAAGCCAATGCCGGCAGTCGCAATAATCGCCACCATCGTCGGATGAGTAAATCCGGCAAAGTTGCCGAAATTACCGGCGTGAGCCTGCACTCCGGCCGCCTTGCTGGGATCAACGCCTAATTCAACCGCTGCCGGACCGGTAATTACCGCTGTAATCGCCGGTTGGGTAAATCCGGTCAAAGCACCGATGATACCGGCGGCAATACCGCCGGCAGTACATACACCGGGGCCGCCGCCAAGCTTTCTGCCAGCCTCCATGATCTTCACAATAATGGCATTGAGAAACCCGGCCTTTTCCATGATCCCGATAAAGACCAGTACGCCCACCATATCCGCAATCACCGGGTGCAAGCCGGAATTGATCAGCTTCACGATGGTGATTTCCCCTTTGCCGCCGAAAGGAAAGCCTGCAACCATTGCGGCAATACTGGAACCGATGACGGCTGTTAAATAAATCGGAACCCGCCCGCTAATCATAAGGATTAGCGTTACAACCATAATAATCTGAGCAAATTCCATGCAAATTCTCCACCCTTCTTTTTATTCTCCAAAGAATTTATTTTTTCGTTCATCCCTCCCCCGCTTTACTCAAAAACCCACCGGTCAACTCTGAATCTCTGTTTGTGATTCCCGATTTTCCCAGTGTTTATAAATATTTTTTTGCGTATTTAGCACATGAAATAGAACCGCCTGCTTTGCCTTGACGAGATCTTTTGCTTCCAACGCAGTGATGATACCGGCATGCTCCTGCAATGTTTCCCGATAGCGTTTTGCTGTTTGAATCGCCGTAATCCCCAGCCGCCGCATCATATCGCTGAGATTGGCCAAAATCTGAATCAACCGTTTATTCCCGGTCAGCTCCGCCAGGTACATATGAAAATTCCGGTCCAGTTCAATGAAATCACCGGCTTTAAATTCATCCCCCAGCTGGGCCTGATTCTGGTGCAGCTCCTTAATTTTAAGCAATTGGCCGGGAGTGATCTTTTGAATAATGAGTTCTATGACCATGACCTCCAAGGTCATCCGCAACTGAGACACTTCTTCAATATCCTCCGCAGTGATCTCAGTCACGTAAGTCCCCTTCCATGCCTCCGTCACGACCCAGCCTTCCGTTTCCAGCCGCTTGAATGCCTCTCTCAGCGGCGTACGGCTAATCCCCAGCTTGTCGGCAAGAATTCTTTCGTTTAATTGCTCGCCCGGTTTCAGCACTCGGTTAATAATAGCCGTTTTAATCTCTTCATAAATCTTTTCCTTATAAGAAACTGCCTTTGCCACTTGTGTGATTTCCATTGCTCTCACCCTTTTTAGCCGCATCATTCAGCATACGGTATGTGGTATACCAGTTGACTGTCATTCCCCTGCTCATAAAAAGTAAAGAAGCCTTTGCGTCAAAAATAACCGCAAAGGCTTCTTTGCCTCCTTAACATAAAAAGCCCCGGGATAATAACCCCGAGGCTTCTTTGCCGTAACAATCATCTGTTATAGAGTGAATTATAAATGGAGTAATCCGCTTTGTCAAGCTATTTTTAACTGACTGCTGCCCGATTCTACTAAAAATCACATACTATCAATTAGGGCACGATTTTTCTTACTTATACAGGAATTTACAAATCATTAAACCTGAATAAAGTGAAAGGAAAGCGCAGCAGAGAAATCCCCGCTGATCGTGGCACATTTTGCAAAATATGTTATGATTGATGCTATAAGCTAAGTCCGACAGAAAAGGAATGACTGTTCATGCTAACCGAGAAAGCAATAAAATTCGAAGCTGCTTTAGGCACTTCTTATACGAAAGGCTGCCGATATTTCCAAAACGACGCGGTGCGAGAGCTGCACTATTTCTCGCAAAATAATATATTTGAAGCACGTGTCCAGGGACGCGAGCTCTATACGGTAACCGTCCAAATTAACCGTCGGCAGGCAATCGATTACTATGATTGCGACTGTCCGGCTTTTTATAGCTACAATGGAGCCTGCAAGC from Veillonellales bacterium carries:
- a CDS encoding putative peptidoglycan glycosyltransferase FtsW: MSKVSRFWLNNNEAVLYITLILFLIGAVNVFSASFVLAGQLLHDSYFFLKHHLVAFAIGFIALLVVSRMDYHHVRRLLLFLILATTGLLIAVHLGGVDANGARRWLNLAGLKFQPSEIAKLVTIIMSSSYLGGLLDRRRLASLHSVPFYFSGICAAIVLKQPDMGTALIIIGVPMAMYLVVGLPRIQLFLLCGGGAALMALGTYGAAYRAERVAAWLNPWAYQQTIGYQTVQSLLAIGSGGFFGTGLGMGASKFYYLPEAHTDFAFAVLCQEMGFAGAVVVLLLFAILGCYGGIIARKAPDGFGKMLALGSTGLVVGQAIVNIAMVSGVIPVIGVPLPFISFGGTSLIVNLIAIGLLISVGRRAVSRVPGQSEEIPVETRPPRRRLTLLHNRD
- a CDS encoding carbon-nitrogen family hydrolase; this encodes MKVALIQMDIALGDVEANRRKAMTLIQAGLQQQAKLFVLPELWTTGYILDQLTTLGEPDNGPTVQMLQTVAKENHVEIITGSIAEIRDGKIYNTAYAINGKGNIINKYSKIHLVPMMDEDKFLTPGDHRSLFDLSFGKAGAIICYDLRFTELSRALAVDGCQALFIPAEWPDIRGKHWRILNMARAIENQMFIIAVNRVGKDPNNTFFGHSLLIDPWGDILAEGSETEEQVIVADVDFSIVDTIRQQIPVFADRRPQYY
- a CDS encoding DUF2848 domain-containing protein gives rise to the protein MELTVCTAQKKEKTEFAVRHVFCAGYAGRNQAKVKEHIDELAKIGVPAPLRTPTVYPVSPYLFTNERTVTVQGKQTSGEVEFVLFLQEDKIWVSIGSDQTDRELETSNIGKSKQMCIKPVGNVVWNYAEVKDHWDSLILRSWITDEKGKRLYQEGAVTALLPVAELIAVIRRETKASLDGAVIYSGTVPIQEGFVYAKKWELELEDPVLDRKITHSYEVAVLAEEMVDA
- a CDS encoding asparaginase, producing the protein MKKVVVIATGGTIAMRYDPVRNGVFPAVTGAQLIEAVPPLSALCPVEVLEFSNIPSPHMTPRQMFRLAHYVDDVLEQEEVAGVVVTHGTDTLEETAYLLDLTVKSGKPVCLTAAMRDSAQISPDGPKNILCAVKTAWSGQAAGKGVLVVMNEEIHAAREVTKTHSANPKTFASPFWGPIGYVDEDRVIFRREPLQLQKIQPVMLVEEVYLIKLAAGADDFLIRCLVEKKVKGIVVEGFGRGNVPPAVVPGIQAALDKGIPVVLTTRVLGGRVLDIYGYEGSATALKSMGVILAGESSGPKARIKLMLALGVTEDREKIAAYYDVP
- a CDS encoding GntR family transcriptional regulator, which codes for MEITQVAKAVSYKEKIYEEIKTAIINRVLKPGEQLNERILADKLGISRTPLREAFKRLETEGWVVTEAWKGTYVTEITAEDIEEVSQLRMTLEVMVIELIIQKITPGQLLKIKELHQNQAQLGDEFKAGDFIELDRNFHMYLAELTGNKRLIQILANLSDMMRRLGITAIQTAKRYRETLQEHAGIITALEAKDLVKAKQAVLFHVLNTQKNIYKHWENRESQTEIQS